A window from Primulina huaijiensis isolate GDHJ02 chromosome 13, ASM1229523v2, whole genome shotgun sequence encodes these proteins:
- the LOC140956249 gene encoding bidirectional sugar transporter SWEET14-like: MNNLVFVFGLLGNIVSFMVFLAPVPTFHKIYKKKTTEGFQCVPYVVGLFSAMLWIYYAFFKPDTTLLITINSVGCVIQTVYICLYIFYAPKLAKIQAVKLLLLVNVVGFGLIVLLTHFLANDLNRDNVVGWICLVFSLCVFVAPLSVVRQVIRTKSVEYMPFLLSFFLTLSAVMWFFYGLLRKDYNIAIPNVLGFSFGVLQMILYITYKNAKKVVIENIEIQTQNQIKGQEEHKIPVDRLKDQAIDVAKLSAMLRPDITPRVVPPCA, translated from the exons ATGAATAacttggtttttgtttttggCCTTCTCG GCAACATTGTCTCCTTCATGGTTTTCCTCGCACCTGT GCCaacatttcataaaatttaCAAGAAAAAAACAACTGAAGGGTTCCAATGTGTGCCTTATGTGGTAGGATTATTCAGTGCCATGCTATGGATATATTATGCATTTTTTAAGCCAGACACAACTCTTCTTATTACCATCAACTCCGTCGGCTGCGTCATCCAAACCGTTTATATTTGTCTCTACATATTTTACGCACCAAAACTTGCAAAG ATACAAGCAGTGAAGCTTCTTCTGCTAGTAAACGTCGTTGGTTTCGGTCTGATCGTGCTACTAACTCATTTTCTAGCTAATGATTTGAATCGTGACAATGTTGTTGGATGGATTTGTCTCGTGTTCTCGTTATGCGTATTCGTCGCTCCTTTATCTGTTGTT AGACAAGTTATACGTACCAAAAGTGTGGAGTACATGCCATTTCTTCTGTCATTTTTCCTCACACTGAGTGCTGTTATGTGGTTCTTCTACGGCTTACTGCGCAAAGATTATAACATTGCT ATTCCTAATGTTCTGGGATTCAGCTTTGGAGTGCTCCAAATGATACTTTACATAACATACAAAAACGCCAAGAAAGTGGTGATAGAAAATATAGAAATACAAACACAAAACCAGATAAAAGGACAGGAAGAACACAAAATTCCAGTTGATCGGTTAAAAGACCAGGCCATCGACGTTGCGAAACTGAGTGCGATGCTTCGCCCCGACATAACTCCGAGGGTGGTGCCGCCCTGTGCCTAA